Proteins encoded within one genomic window of Panicum virgatum strain AP13 chromosome 1N, P.virgatum_v5, whole genome shotgun sequence:
- the LOC120656237 gene encoding zealexin A1 synthase-like encodes MEDKLLLAVAAAVVLAVLSWRLIIRPSLAAKPKLNLPPGPWMLPVIGSLHHLVSSPLLFRVLRGLAKKHGPLMTLRFGEVPALVASSMEAAQAILKVNDTRFADRFAPATSATITYGATNLILSPYGERWRQLRKIVVQEMLTTTRVQSFKHIRQEEVKRFLQGMAAAAANGTAVDFSTAVSKLVNDTFLRECVGSRCKYQDEFLDAVHTASQLASGITIADLYPSSRIMQMLGTAPRKGLACRQRIDRILRQIIQEAKEAMECDDKTAHESFVSLLLRLQKDGSMPIPLTNETIIALMFDMLAAGSDTSSTILNWAMTELIRSPTAMARAQAEVRQAFKGKSIITDDDIAKSGISYLKLVFKETLRLHPTSPLLIPRQCRETCQVMGYDIPKGTAVFVNVWAIGRDPSYWEDAEDFKPERFETNNLDFRGTNFEFIPFGAGRRMCPGINLGLANIELALASLLYHFDWKLPKGMEPKDVDMREVVGMVASKETSLTVHPVTFIPPAVA; translated from the exons ATGGAGGACAAGctgctcctcgccgtcgccgccgccgtggtgctCGCCGTCCTCTCCTGGAGGCTCATCATCAGGCCTTCCCTCGCCGCCAAGCCGAAGCTCAACCTGCCTCCCGGCCCGTGGATGCTGCCGGTGATTGGCAGCCTCCACCACCTCGTCAGCAGCCCGCTGCTCTTCCGGGTCCTGCGCGGGCTCGCCAAGAAGCACGGCCCCCTCATGACGCTCCGTTTCGGCGAGGTGCCCGCGCTGGTGGCATCGTCGATGGAGGCCGCGCAGGCGATCCTGAAGGTGAATGACACCCGCTTCGCCGACCGGTTCGCCCCGGCCACCAGCGCGACGATCACCTACGGGGCCACCAACCTGATACTCTCGCCCTACGGCGAGCGGTGGCGCCAGCTCCGCAAGATCGTCGTGCAGGAGATGCTCACCACCACCCGGGTGCAGTCCTTCAAGCACATCCGCCAGGAGGAGGTGAAGCGGTTTCTGCAGGGcatggccgcggccgccgccaacgGCACCGCGGTGGACTTCTCCACGGCTGTCTCCAAGCTCGTCAATGACACCTTCCTGAGGGAGTGCGTCGGCAGCCGGTGCAAGTACCAGGACGAGTTCCTCGATGCCGTCCACACGGCGTCTCAACTGGCGTCGGGGATAACCATCGCCGACCTCTACCCGTCTTCCAGGATCATGCAGATGCTCGGCACGGCGCCACGCAAGGGTCTCGCGTGCCGCCAAAGGATCGATCGCATACTCAGGCAGATCATCCAGGAGGCCAAGGAAGCCATGGAGTGCGACGACAAGACAGCCCATGAGAGCTTCGTTAGCCTGCTGCTCAGGCTCCAGAAGGACGGAAGCATGCCCATCCCGCTCACAAACGAAACCATCATTGCTCTCATGTTT GACATGTTAGCTGCGGGCAGCGACACCTCCTCGACCATACTGAACTGGGCCATGACAGAGCTGATCCGGTCGCCAACTGCGATGGCCAGGGCACAGGCTGAGGTGCGACAAGCCTTCAAAGGGAAGAGCATCATCACCGATGATGACATCGCCAAGTCAGGGATCAGCTACCTCAAGCTAGTGTTCAAAGAAACCCTAAGGCTGCATCCTACTTCACCACTCCTTATCCCACGTCAGTGTCGAGAGACCTGCCAGGTCATGGGTTACGATATCCCCAAGGGTACGGCCGTGTTTGTGAACGTATGGGCAATTGGTAGGGACCCTTCGTACTGGGAGGATGCCGAAGACTTTAAACCAGAACGGTTTGAGACTAATAACCTAGATTTTCGAGGGACAAATTTTGAGTTCATCCCATTTGGTGCTGGCCGTCGTATGTGTCCAGGTATTAACCTTGGGCTGGCCAACATAGAGCTCGCACTAGCAAGCCTTCTCTACCACTTTGATTGGAAACTTCCTAAGGGCATGGAGCCTAAGGATGTCGACATGAGGGAGGTTGTAGGAATGGTTGCAAGTAAGGAAACTAGCCTTACTGTGCACCCAGTTACTTTCATTCCTCCAGCGGTGGCGTAA